From the Streptomyces sp. Sge12 genome, the window GACGGCCTCGATCACGGCCAACGCCGAGACCGCGATCGAGTGCATCCGCCGGGCCGTCGCCGAGCGGGCAGGTCGCGCGAAGCTGGCCGTGGGCGGCTTCAGCATGGGCGGGCTCATCACCCGCTACGCGCTGGCCAGGATGGAGCAGGACCCGGGCCTCCCGGACCACGAGACCGCCACCTACCTCTCCTACGACACCCCTCACCACGGCGCGTGGTTCCCGGTCTCCCTCCAGGCCTTCACCCACTACGCGACGGACCAGTGGGGGGAGGTTCCCACGCTGGGCCCGGTGCTGCGCCAGCTCTCCGGGCTGCTCAACAGCCCCGCGGCGAAGGAGATGGCGCGGTGGCACATCGGCAAGGTCGACGCCGAGCCGGAGCAGGCGCCGGAGCGGCTCGCGTTCCTGCGCAAGCTCGACGAGATCGGGGGGTGGCCGCGGAACCTCCGCAAGATCGGTGTCGCCAACGGCGTGGACACCGGTGCCGGGAACGGCGCCGAGGCCGGCGAGATCGCGGTGCGGGGCGACGGCGAGACGCTCCAGGACACCTGGCTGAAGATCCAGGCCCAGGGCGACCAGATCGTCGCGAGGCTGCAGAAGGCCGGCGACGAGCCGACCCTGGTGCGCACCAGCGGGCTGCCCGACATCGACGGCGCTCCCGGCGGCCTGTTCACCATGCAGTCCCCGGTCGGCGACACCGGCAGCTTCGGCCTCGCCGCCCTCCTCATGACCCTTCTCGGCAACGTGGTCGACCCGGACGTCATCAACACGTCCTGCTTCATCCCCGCCATCAGCGCCGTCGCGTCCGGCGACATCAACGACCCGCAGGCGCTGTACCGCCCGATCGCCGCGGACGCCGGCGCGCTCGACGCCTTCCTGTGCGCCGGCCGGAACGAGGGCCACACCACCATGACCGAGGAACTCGGGTCGTGGCTCGTGAACGAGATCGTGGTGGCCGAGTGACCACCGGGGTGGGCGGGGGCGGCCCCGGCCCGGTGGCCGCCCCCGCCCACCCCGGCGCTCCGGTCGGCGGCCCGCCTAGGCGGGGACGCGTTCCTGCGGGGGCGCTCCGGCGGCGGTCGCGGTGTCCTGGGCGGGGTTCGTGTGGTCCGGGTCGGTGTTGAGGTCGGCCAGCATCCGGCGGGTGAAGCCGAAGAAGTAGGTGGCGAGGAAGCCCGCCAGATAGCCGACCAGCAGGCCGCCCGCGTAGATCGCGAGGGTGAGGCCCGCGCTGGACCTGCCGTCGAGCAGCGGGAACAGGGCCCAGCCGGAGGGGCCGATGGCGGTGGAGCCGAAGGCGACGCCCAGCTGGTGGAAGAGGCCGACGAAGGCGCCGCCGGCCGCGCCGCCGATGCAGGCGGTGACGAAGGGGCGGCCGAGCGGCAGGGAGACGCCGTAGATCAGCGGTTCGCCGATGCCCAGGAAGCCGGCCGGGAGCGCGGACTTGATGGTGGTGCGGAGCGAGCCGTTGCGCGGGAGCCGGTAGTACACGGCGATGGCCGCGCCGACCTGGCCCGCGCCGGCCATGGCGAGGATGGGCAGCAGGACGGTGTAGCCGTCCTGCTCGATGAGGGTGGTGTGGATGGGGATGAGGGCCTGGTGCAGGCCCAGCATCACGAGGGGGAGGAAGAGGCCGCCGAGGACCAGGCCCGCGAAGGCGCCGCCACTGGCGAGCAGCCAGTTCGCGAAGGTGCCGATGGCGGCGGAGGCTTCACCGGCGAGGTACATCAGGCCGAAGATCGTGACGAGGCCCGAGATCAGCACGGTGAGGGTGGGGGTGACGAGGACGTCCAGGGCCTCCGGCACCCACCTGCGGCACCACTTCTCCACGTACACGGCGAGGAGGGCGGCGGCGAGCGCGCCGAGGACGCCGCCCTGGCCGGGCTTGAGCTCCAGGCCGAAGGCGTCGATCTTTGCGACGCCCGGGAAGACGATGATCGCGGCGACCGCGCCGCCGAGGATCGGCGTACCGCCGAACTCCTTGGCCGTGTTGTACCCGACGAAGACCGCGATCAGGGACATGAAGCCGGAGGCGATGGCGGCGAGGGCGGGGACGACGGCGGGGACCCAGCCGAGGTTCGTGAGCAGGCCGTTCAGCCCGGCGATGATGCCGCAGCCGATCAGGGCCGGGATCAGCGGGACGAAGATGTTCGCGACGCGGCGCAGGAAGAGCTTGAAGGGGGTGGCGTTGCGGGCCTTCTGAGCCTCCTTCAGTGCCGCGCCCTGTGCGGCGAGGTCGTCCGCGGTGATGGGTGCCGGTGCCGGTGACGGTGCCGGTGACGCCG encodes:
- a CDS encoding alpha/beta hydrolase, whose protein sequence is MSNTVVDIWGPASPQARSSFPPAPDAHDEWPLEGGTAWVYYSPLNRRQLIRPVILSDGFSGGSSNLDQLWHGLEENGNYRFISELHAAGRDVIILGYHDRTASITANAETAIECIRRAVAERAGRAKLAVGGFSMGGLITRYALARMEQDPGLPDHETATYLSYDTPHHGAWFPVSLQAFTHYATDQWGEVPTLGPVLRQLSGLLNSPAAKEMARWHIGKVDAEPEQAPERLAFLRKLDEIGGWPRNLRKIGVANGVDTGAGNGAEAGEIAVRGDGETLQDTWLKIQAQGDQIVARLQKAGDEPTLVRTSGLPDIDGAPGGLFTMQSPVGDTGSFGLAALLMTLLGNVVDPDVINTSCFIPAISAVASGDINDPQALYRPIAADAGALDAFLCAGRNEGHTTMTEELGSWLVNEIVVAE
- a CDS encoding PTS transporter subunit EIIC — translated: MSTDKNRATAAAILPLVGGPDNIVSIAHCMTRLRISLRDRSLVQDEALRALPAVLGVVEDDTYQIVLGPGAVARVTPEFEALVEEGRSASPAPSPAPAPITADDLAAQGAALKEAQKARNATPFKLFLRRVANIFVPLIPALIGCGIIAGLNGLLTNLGWVPAVVPALAAIASGFMSLIAVFVGYNTAKEFGGTPILGGAVAAIIVFPGVAKIDAFGLELKPGQGGVLGALAAALLAVYVEKWCRRWVPEALDVLVTPTLTVLISGLVTIFGLMYLAGEASAAIGTFANWLLASGGAFAGLVLGGLFLPLVMLGLHQALIPIHTTLIEQDGYTVLLPILAMAGAGQVGAAIAVYYRLPRNGSLRTTIKSALPAGFLGIGEPLIYGVSLPLGRPFVTACIGGAAGGAFVGLFHQLGVAFGSTAIGPSGWALFPLLDGRSSAGLTLAIYAGGLLVGYLAGFLATYFFGFTRRMLADLNTDPDHTNPAQDTATAAGAPPQERVPA